From Patescibacteria group bacterium, one genomic window encodes:
- a CDS encoding zinc ribbon domain-containing protein, translating into MDQEQTKKCPYCAEDIKIEAKVCRFCGHDLVNEYVPVRVEFTSKKIKKHIVISFVFLILGFLLFLSSCGSLVNTITSPNPPNANDSIRFGMQWLFGAIFIITGIIWAIVTAIRSWWKSG; encoded by the coding sequence ATGGATCAAGAACAAACAAAAAAATGTCCTTATTGTGCCGAGGACATTAAAATTGAAGCCAAAGTTTGTCGTTTTTGCGGGCACGACTTAGTTAATGAATATGTGCCAGTAAGAGTTGAATTTACTAGCAAAAAAATAAAAAAACACATAGTAATATCCTTCGTTTTTCTTATTCTTGGTTTTTTGCTTTTTCTTTCTAGTTGTGGAAGTCTTGTCAATACGATTACTTCTCCAAATCCTCCAAATGCAAATGATAGTATTAGGTTTGGTATGCAATGGTTATTCGGAGCAATTTTTATTATTACAGGTATAATTTGGGCAATTGTTACGGCCATAAGATCGTGGTGGAAGAGCGGCTGA